One region of Pyramidobacter sp. YE332 genomic DNA includes:
- a CDS encoding glycine/sarcosine/betaine reductase component B subunit yields MRLELRKAHVTGLEWGSPTRMENGVLYVDKAGLIAALSDDDRIEKWDVDLARPGESVRIIPVKDVIEPRVKLEGGESYFASVIGPNDTAGEGATFVLDGAGVVTVGPIMGFQEGFIDMSGPAAKFSPFAGLFNVVLIAQPVKDLEKHQYEEAIRIGGLKAAVWLADCCKDAKIDATEVFEKGTVAEELKKYPDLPPVVHLCMCITQGLLHDTYVYGADVKTCLPTLLHPNEVLDGAMVSGNCVSACDKTTTWHHLHDPVVSELYAQHGKTVNFLGMIPTQESVVLAGKERASSFNARLCRELGAKGVIITEEGYGNPDSDLCLNVNKCEALGMSTVVIADEASGTDGASQGLADATPQMTAFVSCGNVNEMLEVPAMKKVIGFIESIAHVSGGAAESLRPDGSMYVELQSIIGSTCETGFNKSGSLWV; encoded by the coding sequence ATGAGACTGGAACTTCGCAAAGCTCACGTGACCGGGCTTGAGTGGGGCAGTCCAACCCGCATGGAAAACGGCGTGCTCTACGTCGACAAAGCGGGCTTGATCGCGGCGCTGTCTGACGACGACCGTATCGAAAAATGGGACGTCGATCTGGCCCGTCCCGGCGAATCGGTGCGCATCATCCCCGTCAAGGACGTGATCGAGCCGCGCGTCAAGCTCGAAGGCGGCGAAAGCTATTTCGCTTCCGTGATCGGCCCCAACGACACGGCGGGTGAAGGCGCGACGTTCGTGCTCGACGGCGCCGGCGTGGTCACCGTCGGCCCGATCATGGGATTCCAGGAAGGCTTTATCGACATGAGCGGGCCCGCCGCCAAGTTCAGCCCGTTCGCGGGGCTGTTCAACGTGGTGCTGATCGCCCAGCCCGTCAAGGACCTGGAAAAGCATCAATACGAGGAAGCGATCCGCATCGGCGGCCTGAAAGCCGCCGTCTGGCTGGCCGACTGCTGCAAGGATGCGAAGATCGACGCCACGGAAGTTTTCGAAAAAGGCACGGTGGCCGAAGAGCTGAAAAAGTATCCCGACCTGCCGCCCGTTGTCCACCTCTGCATGTGCATCACGCAGGGACTGCTGCACGACACGTACGTGTACGGCGCCGACGTCAAGACCTGCCTGCCCACGCTGCTGCACCCCAACGAAGTGCTCGACGGCGCCATGGTCTCCGGCAACTGCGTGTCCGCCTGCGACAAGACCACGACCTGGCACCACCTGCACGACCCGGTGGTTTCCGAGCTGTACGCCCAGCACGGCAAGACCGTCAACTTCTTGGGCATGATCCCCACGCAGGAGTCGGTCGTCCTCGCCGGCAAGGAGCGCGCCTCGTCCTTCAACGCCCGCCTCTGCCGCGAGCTCGGCGCCAAGGGCGTGATCATCACCGAAGAGGGCTACGGCAATCCCGACAGCGACCTCTGCCTGAACGTCAACAAGTGCGAAGCGCTGGGCATGAGCACCGTGGTCATCGCCGACGAAGCCTCCGGCACCGACGGCGCCTCGCAGGGGCTGGCCGACGCCACACCGCAGATGACGGCCTTCGTCTCCTGCGGCAACGTCAACGAGATGCTCGAAGTGCCGGCCATGAAGAAAGTGATCGGCTTCATCGAGTCCATCGCCCACGTTTCCGGCGGCGCGGCCGAGAGCCTTCGTCCCGACGGTTCCATGTACGTCGAACTGCAGTCGATCATCGGCTCGACCTGCGAGACCGGCTTCAACAAGTCCGGCTCGCTCTGGGTGTAA
- a CDS encoding GrdX family protein, protein MIITNNPDVQSAQLGETLLVRGTPLDVLQAVSDYMEKGWHLVTHPLSANNRLNKSPYRSVVLSEKNSWEGSERDILDRAISHLSLQGFDDPGDADADYRWIDLEHLKTALFEAAKFHL, encoded by the coding sequence ATGATCATCACAAACAATCCCGACGTGCAGTCGGCACAGCTGGGCGAAACGCTTTTGGTGAGGGGGACGCCGCTGGATGTTCTGCAGGCCGTTTCCGATTACATGGAGAAAGGCTGGCATCTCGTCACGCATCCGCTGTCGGCGAACAACCGTCTCAACAAAAGCCCCTATCGCTCCGTCGTCCTGTCTGAAAAAAACTCATGGGAGGGCAGCGAACGGGACATACTCGACCGGGCGATCAGCCATTTGTCGCTGCAGGGATTTGACGATCCCGGGGACGCCGACGCCGATTACCGCTGGATCGACCTTGAACATCTGAAGACGGCTCTTTTCGAAGCGGCGAAGTTCCACCTGTGA
- a CDS encoding sodium-dependent transporter, protein MEEQKRDGFGSRIGFILSAAGFSIGLGNVWRFPYLTSKFGGGAFVLAYVLICVFIGLPLFLGELSIGRRMKATPIVGFVREKKIGWSLIGWIGAIACIVLMAYYTVIIGWMVRYAVKALSGVFAGSTFEQTKVMFNDFMKNPFELIAYTVVVFAALGMAISRGVKEGVEKLCKWLLPILGVMIVTLAVRSLTLSPVEGVGKTAMDGLRWYLSPDFSQLGNPEVWLYALGQSFFSIGVGIATAVVYGSYRSDTDNMPKDAAMVVTMDTSFALIAGVVIFPALLVYGADPNSSGVGLVMEVMPVVFGKMPMGSFWASLFFILVAVAGYTSGLGYLEAPVACFADFFKVKRSKMTWIVVFIMFVLSLPCAYSLSEGHGWMSTYRVLGKSIFDFADYLSGNVMMPVDALLVSLYVSFVLKFKGYMEEANKGLSESHTWRVKDWWMPWVTYGLPVVLIVIMYRNVF, encoded by the coding sequence ATGGAAGAACAGAAACGAGACGGTTTTGGCAGTCGCATCGGCTTTATTCTCTCGGCCGCCGGATTCTCCATCGGCCTTGGCAACGTCTGGCGTTTTCCCTATTTGACCAGCAAGTTCGGCGGCGGCGCTTTCGTGCTGGCTTACGTGCTGATCTGCGTTTTCATCGGGCTGCCCCTGTTCCTGGGCGAGCTGAGCATCGGCCGCCGCATGAAGGCGACGCCCATCGTCGGTTTTGTCCGCGAGAAGAAGATCGGCTGGTCGCTGATCGGCTGGATCGGCGCCATTGCCTGCATCGTGCTGATGGCTTACTACACGGTTATCATCGGCTGGATGGTCCGCTACGCCGTCAAAGCCCTGAGCGGAGTTTTCGCCGGTTCAACCTTTGAGCAGACCAAAGTGATGTTCAACGATTTCATGAAAAACCCCTTCGAGCTGATCGCCTACACCGTCGTCGTCTTCGCCGCGCTCGGCATGGCGATCTCGCGCGGCGTCAAGGAAGGCGTCGAAAAGCTCTGCAAGTGGCTGCTGCCCATCCTCGGCGTCATGATCGTGACGCTGGCCGTCCGTTCGCTGACGCTGAGCCCCGTCGAGGGCGTCGGCAAGACCGCCATGGACGGCCTGAGATGGTATCTCAGCCCCGATTTCAGCCAGCTGGGCAATCCCGAAGTGTGGCTGTATGCCCTCGGGCAGAGCTTCTTCTCCATCGGCGTCGGCATCGCCACCGCCGTCGTGTACGGTTCCTACCGCAGCGACACCGACAACATGCCCAAGGACGCCGCCATGGTCGTGACCATGGATACCTCTTTCGCGCTGATCGCCGGCGTGGTCATCTTCCCGGCGCTGCTCGTCTACGGCGCCGATCCCAACTCCAGCGGCGTCGGCCTGGTCATGGAAGTCATGCCCGTCGTCTTCGGCAAGATGCCCATGGGGTCGTTCTGGGCTTCGCTGTTCTTCATCCTCGTCGCCGTCGCCGGCTACACCTCCGGCCTTGGATACCTCGAAGCTCCCGTGGCCTGCTTCGCCGATTTCTTCAAGGTGAAGCGCAGCAAGATGACCTGGATCGTCGTCTTCATCATGTTCGTGCTCAGCCTGCCCTGCGCCTATTCACTGAGCGAAGGGCACGGCTGGATGTCCACGTACCGGGTCCTCGGCAAGAGCATCTTCGACTTCGCCGATTACCTGTCGGGCAACGTGATGATGCCCGTCGACGCGCTGCTCGTTTCGCTCTACGTCTCCTTCGTGCTGAAGTTCAAGGGCTACATGGAAGAAGCGAACAAGGGCCTGAGCGAAAGCCACACCTGGAGAGTCAAGGACTGGTGGATGCCCTGGGTCACTTACGGCCTGCCCGTCGTCCTGATCGTGATCATGTACCGCAACGTGTTCTAG
- a CDS encoding glycine/betaine/sarcosine/D-proline family reductase selenoprotein B, giving the protein MTFRIVHYINQFYAGIGGEEMAHVPPEKRDGKVGPGAALQAELGKEAEIVGTVICGDNYFNEHNEEAKKILLEMIGSYKPDLLIAGPAFFAGRYGMACGDICAAVQDTLGIPVVTGMYPENPGAESFAKKVFIVKTANSARGIKDAAKSMSSLALKLLKKETLGPAADENYISRGFRRVFFHEKNGAQRGLEMLLKKMAGEPFQTEYEMPTFKKIEPCAPVKDLKHATIALITSGGIVPKGNPDKIRVSSAESYGRYDITGLNDLTPENYESIHGGYDTQWANANPDVVLPLDEMRELEKEGKIGKIYKYVYCTTGTGTAVAWAEKFGQEIGPELKAAGVDAAILTSTUGSCTRCGASMSREIEKAAGIPVVQIATIVPIMMTVGSNRIVPGVAIPHPVGKPELGDAEDKKARRKLLEKALEAMVTPIDTQTIFKAF; this is encoded by the coding sequence ATGACGTTCCGCATCGTTCATTACATCAACCAGTTCTACGCCGGCATCGGCGGAGAAGAAATGGCCCACGTGCCGCCCGAAAAACGCGACGGCAAGGTCGGCCCCGGCGCCGCCCTTCAGGCAGAGCTGGGCAAAGAAGCCGAGATCGTCGGCACGGTGATCTGCGGCGACAACTACTTCAACGAACACAACGAAGAAGCCAAAAAGATTCTGCTCGAGATGATCGGCAGCTACAAGCCCGATCTGCTGATCGCCGGCCCGGCGTTCTTCGCCGGACGCTACGGCATGGCCTGCGGCGACATCTGCGCCGCCGTGCAGGACACGCTGGGCATTCCCGTCGTCACCGGCATGTATCCCGAGAATCCCGGCGCCGAGTCCTTCGCCAAGAAAGTCTTCATCGTCAAGACCGCCAACAGCGCCCGCGGCATCAAGGACGCGGCCAAATCCATGAGCTCGCTGGCGCTCAAGCTGCTCAAGAAGGAAACTCTCGGCCCCGCCGCCGACGAGAACTACATCAGCCGCGGCTTCCGACGCGTCTTCTTCCACGAGAAGAACGGCGCTCAGCGCGGCCTTGAGATGCTGCTCAAGAAGATGGCCGGCGAGCCGTTCCAGACCGAGTACGAGATGCCGACCTTCAAAAAGATCGAGCCCTGCGCTCCGGTCAAGGATCTCAAGCACGCCACCATCGCCCTGATCACCTCCGGCGGTATCGTTCCCAAGGGCAATCCCGACAAGATCCGCGTCTCTTCCGCGGAGTCTTACGGCCGCTACGACATCACCGGCCTCAACGACCTCACCCCCGAGAACTACGAGTCCATCCACGGCGGCTACGACACGCAGTGGGCCAACGCCAACCCCGATGTGGTGCTGCCGCTCGACGAGATGCGCGAGCTGGAGAAAGAGGGCAAGATCGGCAAGATCTACAAGTACGTGTACTGCACCACCGGCACCGGCACGGCCGTGGCCTGGGCCGAGAAGTTCGGCCAGGAGATCGGCCCGGAGCTGAAAGCCGCGGGCGTCGACGCCGCCATTCTCACCTCCACCTGAGGCTCCTGCACTCGATGCGGTGCATCGATGTCGCGTGAAATCGAGAAGGCCGCCGGCATCCCCGTCGTGCAGATCGCCACGATCGTGCCGATCATGATGACCGTCGGCTCCAACCGGATCGTCCCCGGCGTCGCCATCCCCCACCCCGTGGGCAAGCCCGAGCTGGGCGACGCGGAAGACAAAAAAGCCCGCCGCAAGCTGCTCGAAAAGGCGCTCGAGGCGATGGTCACGCCGATCGACACGCAGACGATCTTCAAGGCGTTCTAG
- a CDS encoding LTA synthase family protein yields the protein MEKCVQDALLFFLPFAAAGFFLIKNRKLGSLAVLLGYVLAAAQAVCCKVLNRNLDYFIFMRLDWDMLRMAPVVMAATSAVFIAITALVLTAVWLNWTGRLRRTSLENRRWPRRCLLALCALAIAFSPVTSVYREMLNVRRQFARASACSEAELFAALGARRPPLEEADLEAEAGRNVVVIYCESLETNFLNREDFPASLPCLHRLADSGWTLWDDYKCVSGATWTIGALYATQTSFPAFFGGAGDDIFDRLKSSRLPSCTKVMRRAGYDCLFLAGCELGFGGTGGLMKMLGYRVKGFQDFEKGCEKTVWGAHDADLFEQAKIEYARLAAAGRPFNLTLLTVDTHFTKGLPDARLKDKVSPAVPPMSHEYCVACLDYLLGDFVDFVGKQPGGRETAVVILGDHLMMGSENNTPILTRLKKRARTVALLTNRRPAGRDPHGEIGFYNIPGLILDLAEIKHNAPFLDDLAPNLSPRAIETHSAELTALNLRLTGRDEAASEAE from the coding sequence ATGGAAAAGTGCGTTCAAGACGCGTTGTTGTTTTTTCTGCCCTTCGCCGCCGCCGGTTTTTTTCTCATAAAAAACCGGAAGCTCGGCTCGCTGGCGGTACTGCTCGGCTACGTCCTGGCGGCGGCGCAGGCGGTTTGCTGCAAGGTGCTGAACCGCAATCTCGACTACTTCATTTTCATGCGGCTCGACTGGGACATGCTGCGCATGGCGCCGGTCGTCATGGCGGCGACGAGCGCCGTCTTTATCGCGATCACGGCGCTGGTCCTGACCGCCGTCTGGCTGAACTGGACGGGGCGGCTGCGGCGCACTTCGCTCGAGAACCGTCGTTGGCCGCGCCGCTGCCTGCTGGCGCTTTGCGCGCTGGCGATCGCCTTTTCGCCCGTGACCTCGGTCTATCGGGAGATGCTGAACGTCCGGCGGCAGTTCGCGCGGGCCTCGGCCTGTTCCGAGGCGGAACTTTTCGCGGCGCTGGGAGCGCGGCGGCCACCTCTCGAAGAAGCCGACCTCGAGGCCGAAGCGGGAAGAAACGTCGTCGTCATCTACTGCGAATCGCTGGAGACCAATTTTTTGAACCGGGAAGACTTTCCCGCTTCGCTGCCCTGCCTGCACCGCCTCGCCGATTCCGGCTGGACGCTCTGGGACGATTACAAATGCGTCAGCGGCGCGACCTGGACCATCGGCGCGCTGTACGCGACGCAGACTTCGTTCCCCGCCTTTTTCGGCGGCGCCGGCGACGATATTTTCGACCGGCTGAAAAGCAGCCGCCTGCCGTCCTGTACGAAGGTGATGCGGCGGGCGGGCTACGACTGCCTGTTTCTGGCGGGATGCGAGCTCGGCTTCGGCGGCACGGGCGGCCTGATGAAAATGCTGGGCTACCGCGTCAAGGGGTTCCAGGACTTCGAAAAAGGCTGCGAAAAAACGGTCTGGGGCGCGCACGACGCCGACCTGTTCGAGCAGGCGAAGATCGAATACGCGCGTCTGGCCGCCGCCGGACGGCCGTTCAACCTGACGCTGCTGACGGTCGACACGCACTTTACGAAAGGGCTTCCCGACGCCCGCCTGAAGGACAAGGTGTCGCCCGCCGTGCCGCCCATGAGCCACGAGTACTGCGTAGCCTGCCTGGATTATCTGCTCGGCGATTTCGTCGACTTCGTCGGGAAACAGCCGGGCGGACGCGAAACGGCGGTGGTCATCCTCGGCGACCACCTGATGATGGGCAGCGAGAACAACACGCCGATCCTCACACGCCTGAAAAAACGCGCGCGCACGGTGGCGCTGTTGACGAACCGCCGCCCCGCGGGCAGAGACCCGCACGGCGAGATCGGCTTTTACAACATTCCCGGACTGATTCTCGATCTGGCCGAAATCAAGCATAACGCGCCGTTCCTCGACGATCTCGCGCCCAACCTTTCGCCGCGCGCGATCGAAACGCACAGCGCCGAACTGACCGCCCTCAACCTGCGCCTGACCGGCCGGGATGAGGCGGCGTCAGAGGCGGAATGA